CGCCGACGGCCATGCCGTTCACGCCTCCGCGCCTTCGGCATGACGCTCGCGGTAGCGCGCCAGCAGAAAGTCGGCCAGGGCGCGCACCGGGCTGCGTTCGTCCGCCTCTCCGCTATGCAGCAGCACCAGCCCGCCCAGCTCCATCGCGTCCAGCAAGGGCTTCCAACGCGCCGGATTATTGCTCATATCCGCCCAGTAGATATCGCAGAAGGTCGACCAGCGCAAGGGCTGCAGGCGCATCCACGCCACCAGTTCCTCGGTCGGCATCACCCTAGGCAGCCAATGCCCAGCCGCAAGCGCCGAGCGCGGCAAACCGCGCGGCCACTTGCCGTCTACCAGGAAAGCGCCTGCCGGCGGCTTTCTGCACCCCTCTACCCGTTCCAAGCGTATTTCGATTGCCATGATCATTCACTCCTGTCCTGTGTTCGCACGCGCAAATCAGCCCCTCCGGCGCCTATCGCCTAATTTAGCTTTTAATTAAAATATCGCAGTGCGATATATGACGGCAAAAAAATTTATCCCTGCGCGGCGGATGGGTGACATCCGCCGCGCCGCCTTCCCGCTCCCGCTACATCGCGGCGCGGAAGATCGCGCAGACATCCTCATGGCTGCCCTTGCGCGGATTGGTGAAACCGCAGGCATCCTTCAGCGCGTTGTCCGCCAGCGTCGGGATATCCGCCTCCTTGACGCCCAGCTCCCTCAAGCCTGCCGGAATGCCGACATCCGCCGCCAGGCGCTTGATCGCCGCGATGGCCGCCTGGGCGCTGCGTGTCTTCTCGCCCAGCGCGATGGCCACGTCGCCCAGCCGCTCTCCGGCCGAGGCTGCGTTGAAGGCCTGCACATGCGGCAGCAGCACCGCGTTGCACACGCCGTGCGGCAGGTCGTAGAAGCCGCCCAGCTGGTGCGCCATCGCGTGCACATAGCCCAGCGAGGCGTTGTTGAAGGCCATGCCGGCCAGGAACTGGGCGTAAGCCATTTGCTCGCGCGCTTCCATGTCCTTGCCGTCCTTCACCGCGCGGCGCAGGAAGCCGGCGATCAGTTCCACCGCCTTCAAGGCGCAGGCGTCGGTGATGGGGGTGGCGATAGTGGACACATAGGCTTCCACCGCGTGGGTCAGCGCGTCCATGCCGGTGGCGGCGGTCAGCGAGGCCGGCATGCCGGCCATGGTTTCCGGATCGTTGACCGACAGGATGGGCGTGGTGTGCTTGTCGACGATGGCCATCTTGATATGGCGCGACTCGTCGGTGATGATGCAGAAGCGGGTCATTTCGGACGCGGTGCCTGCGGTGGTGTTGATCGCCACCAGCGGCAGCTGCGGCTTGGCCGACTTGTCCACGCCCTCGTAGTCCTGGATCTTGCCGCCGTTCACCGCCACCAGCGCGATGCCTTTGGCGCAGTCGTGCGGCGAGCCGCCGCCCAGCGACACCACCACGTCGCACTGCTTTTCCTTGAGCAGCGCCAGACCGGCGTTGACATTGGCGCAGCTGGGATTGGGATGGACGCCGTCGAAGATCACCGGTTCGATGTCGGCCTTGCCCAGCATGTCGGCCACCTTGGCGGCCAGGCCGGCCTTGACCAGGCCCTGGTCGGTGACGATCAGCGCGCGGCGGAAACCGTGGCCGCGCATCGCGTCGACGGCCTGTTGCAGACAGCCCGCGCCCATCAGGTTCAGCGAGGGGATGAAGAAAGCGCTTGTGCTCATATCCGTCTCCAGTCGGTGGATTCCCATTGAACACAGTCTGCCGCCTTCTCCTCCTCCCGTCAACTTTGCCTCAAGTCAATAAATGCCGGCCAAGCGGCAAACGCATGGCATGGCGCTCAATGCAGCAGCCCGGCGTTGTCCCGCAGCCACTGGCTGGCCAGCTCGCCGAAGCCGTCCCACATGATCTGCACGCCCAGGCACAGCAGAATGAAGGCGGACAGCCGCAGGAACACCACGGAGCCGGTCTGGCCCAGATAGCGCAGCAGCTTGTCGGCGTTGGCGTAGCACAGGTAGACCAGGGTGCTGCCCACCAGCACCGCCGATAGTCCGGCGATCGGGCTGATCACGAAGCGCACCAGCCCCTTGCCGCTGCCGGTCAGCGTGGCGCCGATGGTGATGGCCACCGACACCGAGCCCGGCCCCACGGTCAGCGGAAAGGTCAACGGATAGAAGGCGCGCTGCTTGAGCTCGGCCTGGCTGTCCACCCTGGCCTGCTCGGCGGACGGCTGGCTGGACTCGGCCGGCGTGTCGTTCAGCATGCGCCAGGCGGCGAAGGTGATCAGCAAGCCGCCGGACATCTGCACCACCGGCAGCGACACGCCGAAGAAGGACAGCACGTAGCCGCCGACGAACATGCTGCCCACCAGCAGCAGCGCGCAATAGATCGCGATGCGCCGCGCCAGGTAGCGCCGCTGCTGCGGCGTGTTGCGTGCCGTCATCGAGATGAAGATGGGCACCAGGCCGGGCGGATTCATGATCGGCAACAGCGCCGCCATCACGAACAAAAACTTGGTAATGAAGGTGGACAGCAACTGCATACGGCACCCCGCCTGGAAGGTTTAAAATGTTGTCAGGATAGCGGATGAAACCATAAAAAAAGCCCGCTTGCCAGCGGGCTTGGTCAACCATTTTTCCAGCCCGCTCAGGCCTGGGCGGCGGCGGGCTTGCCGCCGCGATTTTCCTCTCGCTGCATCAAGGCGTTGCGATGCGCCTCCGCCAGTTCCACCTTTTCCAAGGGCACCATGCGGGTATTGTGCTTGACGCGGTAGCCCCACCACAGCGCCAGGAACAGCGGAATGCCCAGATAGGTGGCGATGACGCCGTTCCAATCCACCTTGGCGGCGGTGAAGGCGGTGTAGTTCTGGCCCAGCATGATCAGCAGGCACAGCGCGAAGGCGAACAGCGGGCCCAGCGGGAACCATTTGGCCTTGTACGGCAGGTCGTCCAGGCTGTAGCCCTGCTTCACGTAGGCGCGGCGGAAGCGGTAATGGCTGATCGCCACGCCCAGCCAGGCGATGAAGCCGGTCATGCCGGACGAGTTCAACAGCCACATGTAGACAGCGTTGCTCTGGAACAACGACGTCAGGAAGCACAGGCAGGCCACCAGCGTGGTGGCGTACAGCGCGTTGCGCGGCACGCCGTTGTCGGTCAGCTTGCCGAAAACCTTGGGCGCCATGCCGTTCTTGGCCATCGCGTACAGCATGCGGGTGGACGCGTACATGCCGGAGTTGCCGGCCGACAGGATGGCGGACAGGATCACCGCGTTCATCAGACTGGCGGCGAAAGCGAGGCCGGCGCGGTTGAACACCAGCGTGAACGGGCTGGCGCCGACATCCTTCATGTCGTTCTTCAGCAGCGACGGATCGTTGTGCGGCAGGATCAGACCGATGATCAGGATGGACAGCATGTAGAACATCAGGATGCGCCAGAAGATCTGGCGCACGGCGCGCGGAATGGTGCGGCCGGGGTTGGCCGACTCGCCCGCGGCGACGCCGATCAGCTCGGTGCCCTGGAAGGAGAAGCCCACCACCATGGCCACGCCGACGAAGGCCGCCAGGCCGCCGACGAAGGGCCCCTCGCCCTGCATCATCACTTGCAGACCCGGCGCGATGCGGCTCGGGTTCGGCTCGGTCATGATGCCCAGAATCATCAGGAAGCCGATGACGATGAAGGCGATGATGGTGGCCACCTTCAGCATCGAGCACCAGAACTCGGCCTCGCCGAAGCCCTTCACCGAGAAATAGTTGAGCGCGAAGATGATGGCCAGGAAGCCCCCGCTCCACACCACGCCCGGTATCCCGGGATACCAGTAGTTCATGATGATGGCGGCCGCGGCCAGTTCCACCGCGACGGTGATCGCCCAGTTGTACCAGTAGTTCCAGCCCTGCGCGAAGCCGAAGGCCGGATCGACGAAACGCGAGCCGTAGGCCTGGAAGGAGCCGGACACCGGCATGAAGGCGGCCATTTCGCCCAGGCTGGTCATCAGGAAGTACACCATCAGGCCGACCAGCGCGTAGGCCAGCAGCGCGCCGCCGGCGCCCGCGCCCGAGATGGTGGCGCCGGACGCCAGGAACAGGCCGGTGCCGATCGAGCCGCCGATGGCGATCATCGACAGGTGTCGAGCCTGCAGCGAGCGCCGCAGCTCCGGCGCGTCTTGTTTCTTGCTCATATCCAACTCACTCTGTTGTTCTGCCGCGCGGGCCTGAGCCGGCGCCGCCCGGGCGGTTCGCCGGGCTCGGGACAATCAAAGCGGCAAAGAATGACATCGATCGCCGGCATTGCCTAGTCCGGATTAGGCGATTTGCGCAAAAAACGAAGATGTCATGTTCGGAAATGAAAGTAAAAGCCAGCACAGGCAAGGCGAAGCCGCCGCAGCGGCCTCCCGCGCCTGATCGGCAATGTCATGAGGCCGACACGCTACAGTTCGATGCGCGCGCCCAGCTCCACCACCCGGTTGGGCGGCAGGCCGAAATACAGCGTCGCGCTGCGCTCGTTCTGCCTGAGAAAGGCGAAGACGCCCACCAGCCAGCGCTTCAAGCCGCCGCTGCCCGGCGCGGCCACCAGCGTCTGCCGCCCCAGATAGTAGCTGGTGCTCAACGGCTCCAGCGGCGGCAAACCCAGCGCCTCCGCCGCCCGCGCCATCGCCTCCGGCACGTCCGGCTCTTCCATATAGCCGTAGCGCGCCGTCACCCTGGCCATGCCTTGCCCCAGCCACTGCGCCGACACCCGCTCGCCCGCCGCGCGCGGCACGTCCAGCATCTGCAGCGTCAGCAGGATCGCGGTTTCGTGCAGTGCCTGGTTGTGCTTCAGGTGGTGCAGCAGCACCAGCGGCGTGCCGTCCGCGCGCTCGGACAGGAACACGCCGACGCCTGGAATCCGCGCCACCGGATTCATGCCCAGGCTGGAGAGCAGCGCCTCCAGCGGCAGCTGGCGGCCGCGGCTTTCCCTCATCTGCAAGCGCCGTCCGCCGAACCAGCATCCCATCACGCAGAATACCGCCAGGCCCAGCAGCAGCGGCAGCCAGCCGCCGTCGAGAAACTTGAGCGCATTGGCCAGCCAGAACGCCAGGTCGATCGCGAACAAGCTGCCCGCCACCAGCGCCACCGCCCACCACGGCCAATGCCAACGGCGGCGCGCCAGCACCGCGAACAGCACAGTGGTGATGGCCATGGTGGTGGAGACCGCCAGGCCGAAAGCGGCTGCCAGCTTGCCCGACTCGCGAAAGCCCAGCACCACCGCGATCGTGGCCAGCATCAGCGTCCAGTTCAGCAGCGGCAGGTAGATCTGCCCCTTGTGGCTGCCCGAGGTATGCAGCACCTTGACCCGGGGAAAGAAACCCAGCTGCGCCGACTGGTGGGTCAGCGAGAACACCGCCGTGATCAATGCCTGCGAGGCGACGATAGTGGCCAGCGTGGACAGCGCCACCATCGGTAACAGCCCCCACTCCGGCACCATCGAATAGAAAGGCCTGCCGGACAGCTGCGGATGCGCGAGCAGCAAGGCGCCCTGCCCCAGATAGCTCAGAATCAGCGCCGGCAGCGCCAGGCCGTACCAGGCCAGCCGTATCGGCCGCGCGCCGAAGTGGCCCATGTCGGCGTACAGCGCCTCCGCGCCGGTCAGGCACAGCACCACCGCGCCCAGCGAGACAAAGCCGGCGAAACCGTTGCGCTGGAAATAGGCGATGCCGTGCCAGGGGTTGACCGCCTGCAGGATGGCCGGGTTCCGCCACAGCTGGGCCAGTCCCAGCGCGGCGATCGCCACGAACCACGCCGCCAGTATCGGGCCGAAGGCCGCGCCGACCCGGCCGGAACCGAAAGGCTGGATCATGAACAGCATGGCCAGAATGACGACGGTGGCGGGCACCACGTAGGCCGCCAAAGCCGGGGTCGCCACCTGCAGCCCCTCCATCGCGCTCAACACCGATACCGCCGGCGTGATCACGCCGTCGCCGTACAGCATCGCCGCGCCGGCCAGGCCCAGCAGCACCCAGCCGACGGCGACGCGGCGGCCATCCCCGCTTCGCCCGCCGGTGATCTGGGCCAACAACGCCAGGATGCCGCCCTCGCCCTTGTTGTCGGCCCGCATCAGCACCATCACGTATTTGACGCTGACCATCAGGATCAGCGACCACAGGAACAGCGACACCACCCCGACCACATTGTCCGGCGTCGGCCTCACGCCGTGATCGCCGTTGAAGGCCTCCTGCAGCGCGTACAGCGGGCTGGTGCCCAGGTCGCCGTACACCACGCCCAGCGCGGCCAGGACCAGCATCGCCATCGATTGCTGCCCGCGTTCTCGATCCGACGCCGATATCGCCATGCTTCTGTATCCCGCAGACATCCCTGCTCCTTATGGTTTCTCGTCCAAATAATTGACGCTTCGCCAGGCATGCTAGGTGCTGGGAAATAAAATGCGGATAGAGATCCGGCCGGCCTTGTGTAAATAAATGGTAAAAACGCCGCCTCCCACGCGCGAGTGCCGGCGCCACAGGAAAGCCATCCGCGCCAAAGCCTTACGGCATCGGCTTTCCGCTCCTTTTTAACATAAAAATCAAACACTCTTTTTTCATTAACATTTCACAACACAAAGCCATTTCCCGCTCAAACCAAGCTAATACAATGCGTTCACTCTTAAGCATGCGTAGTCAGCACTAAATCGCTGTTTTTCCGCATCGCCGCAGCACAAAGCATGTAAAAATGTCATGCTTTGCCACACAACAACAACCAGCAGCCCGGAGCTCTCCGCATGTCGACCGCCGCGCCAGTCAAATCCAAACGCCTGCCCTTGATACTCATCCTGCTTGCCGCGCTGGGCGGCGGCTGGTGGTGGCACCAGCATAGCCAGAGTGCCAAGGAAGCCGCGGCCAGGAACAAGGGCGCCGCGCCGATGGCGGTGGGCGTGGCGGCCGTGCAGGCCATGGACGCGCCGCTGCAGCTGAACGCGCTGGGCACCGTCACCTCCGCCTATACCGTGACCGTGCGCAGCCGCGTCGACGGACAATTGGAAAAGGTTCATTTCACCGAAGGCCAACAGGTCAAGCAAGGCCAGTTGCTGGCTGAGCTGGACGCCCGCTCCTACCAGGCCGCGCTGACTCAGGCCGAAGGCCAGCTGCTGCGCGACCAGGCGCTGCTGGAGAACGCCAGGCTGGACCTGGCCCGCTACCAGCAGCTGGCCAGCCAGAACTCCATCGCCAAGCAACAGGTCGACACCCAGCAGGCGCTGGTGCGCCAGTACCAGGGCACGGTCAAGGTCGACCAGGGCGCCGTCGCAGCCGCCCGCGTCAACGTCGACTACACCCGCGTCACGGCGCCGATCTCCGGCCGCGTCGGCCTGCGCCAGGTGGACCCGGGCAACATCGTCCATGCCAGCGACGCCAACGGCCTGGTCACCATCACCCAGACGCAGCCGATCAACGTCACCTTCGCGATCCCCGAGGTCAGCCTGAGCCCGGTGCTGCAGGCCGCGCGCGACAACAAGACGCTCAAGGTGGAAGCCTGGGACCGCGACAACCGCCACAAACTGGCCGACGGCAAGCTGCTGGCGCTGGACAACCAGTTGAACACCAGCACCGGCACCATCAATATCAAGGCGACATTCGCCAATGAGCAGCAGCAGCTGTTCCCCAACCAGTTCGTCAACGTCAACCTGCAGCTGGGCGTGCGCAAGGACGCGGTGGTAGTCCCCACCGCCGCGGTGCAGCTGGGCAAGATGGGCAACTACGTCTACACCGTCGGCGCAGATTCCATGGTCAGCATCGCCAAGGTCAAGACCGGCCCGGTGTCCGGCGGCAACACCATCATCGAGGAAGGCTTGCGACCGGGCCAGCAGGTGGTGATAGACGGCGTGGACAAGCTGCGCGACGGCGCCAAGGTCAAAGTGATAGACCGCGCCGCCCAGGCGCGCGAAGCCGCCTCGGCCGCCGCAGGCGAAGCCAAGGGGCACAAGCCGCGCGGCGGCAAGCAGCACGCCTCGGCGGCCCATTAAGCGGAAGGACACAGCATGAATCCCTCCCGTCCGTTCATTATGCGGCCGGTGGCCACCACCTTGCTGATGGTGGCCATCCTGCTGACCGGCCTGGTGGCCTGGCGGATGCTGCCGGTATCGGCGCTGCCGGAAGTCGATTACCCGACCATCCAGGTGGTGACGCTCTACCCCGGCGCCAGTCCCGACGTGATGACCTCGTCGGTCACCGCCCCGCTGGAGCGCCAGTTCGGCCAGATGCCGGGCCTGTCGCAGATGTCGTCGTCCAGCTCCGGCGGCGCCTCGGTGATCACGCTGCAGTTCAGCCTGGACCTGACGCTGGACGTCGCTGAGCAGGAAGTGCAGGCGGCGATCAACGCCGCCGGCAACCTGCTGCCGTCCGACCTGCCCAGCCCGCCGGTCTACAACAAGGTCAACCCGGCCGATACGCCCATCCTGACCATCGCCGTCAGTTCGCCCACCATGCCGCTGACCAAGCTTGAGGACATGGTGGACACCCGTCTGGCGCAAAAGCTGTCGCAGGTGCAGGGTGTCGGCCTAGTCAGCATCAGCGGCGGCCAGCGCCCGGCCGTGCGCATCCAGAGCAATCCCAAGGCGCTGGCCTCGCGCGGGCTGACGCTGGAGGACATCCGCACCGCCATCGCCAGCGCCAACGTCAACCAGGCCAAGGGCAGCTTCGACGGCCCGAGCCAGGCCTCCACCGTGGACGGCAACGACCAGCTGCAGTCCGCGGACGAGTACAAGAACGTCATCATCGCCTACCAGAACGGCGCGCCGGTCTACCTCAGGGACGTGGCCAAGGTGGTGGAATCGGCCGAGAACACCCGGCTGGCCGCCTGGTCCGGCACCACGCCGTCCATCATACTCAACGTTCAGCGTCAGCCCGGCGCCAACGTGATCCAGGTGACCAACCGCATCAAGTCGCTGCTGCCGCAGTTGCAGGGCACGCTGCCCGGCTCGGTGGACGTGCACGTGCTGAGCGACCGCACCGTGACCATCCGCGCCTCGGTGGAGGACGTGGAGTTCGAGCTGATGCTGGCCATCGCGCTGGTGGTGATGGTGATCTTCGTCTTCCTGCGCAACGTGCCGGCCACCATCATTCCGGCGGTGGCGGTGCCGCTGTCGCTGGTGGGCACCTTCGGCGTGATGTACCTGACCGGCTTTTCCATCAACAACCTGACGTTGATGGCGCTGACCATCGCCACCGGCTTCGTCGTCGACGACGCCATCGTGATGATAGAGAACATCGCCCGCTACATCGAGGAAGGCGACAAGCCGCTGGAGGCGGCGCTGAAGGGCTCCAAACAGATCGGCTTCACCATCATCTCGCTGACCATCTCGCTGATCGCGGTGCTGATCCCGCTGCTGTTCATGGGCGACGTGGTGGGCCGGCTGTTCCGCGAATTCGCCATCACGCTGGCGGTGTCCATCCTGATCTCCGCCTTCATCTCGCTGACGCTGACGCCGATGATGTGCGCGCGGTTGCTCAAGCACGTGCCAGAGGAAAAGCAGGGCCGCTTCTACCACGCCAGCGGCAAGTTCTTCGACGACATCATCGCCGGCTACGGCAAGATGCTGGCCTGGGTGCTGGACAGGCAGAAGACCACCCTGCTGGTGGCGGTCGGCACCGTGGCGCTGACCGCGGCGCTGTATGTCTGGGTGCCCAAGGGCTTCTTCCCGCTGCAGGACACCGGCGCGATACAAGGCATCAGCGAGGCGTCGCAGTCCATCTCCTTCAGCGCGATGGCCGACCGTCAGGAAAAATTGGCCGAGGCGCTGCTGAAAGACCCGGCGGTGGACAGCCTGTCTTCCTTCATCGGCGTCGACGGCACCAACGCCACGCTGAACAGCGGCCGCCTGCTGATCAACCTCAAGCCCAAGGGAGAGCGCGACGACATCCGCACCGTGCTCGCGCGGCTGCAGCAGCGCGCCGGCGACGTGCCGGGCATGTCGCTGTACCTGCAGGCGGTGCAGGACCTGACCATCGACGCCCGCGTCAGCCGCACCCAATACCAGTTCACGCTGCAGGCCACCAGCCAGGACGATCTGTCGACCTGGGTGCCCAAGCTGGTGCGCCGGCTGCAGCAAGAGCCAGCGCTGGCCGACGTCGCCAGCGACCTGCAGGACAAGGGCCTGCAAGCCTACGTCAACATCAACCGCGACGTCGCCTCCCGCCTGGGCGTCACCACCGCCGCGATCGACAACGCGCTGTACGACGCCTTCGGCCAGCGGCTGATCTCCACCATCTTCACCCAGACCAACCAGTACCGCGTGGTGCTGGAGGTGGACAAGGACCACCAGCGCGATCCGCTGTCGCTGAAGGGCATCTACGTGCCCACCGCCAGCGGCGGACCGGTGCCGCTGAACGCGGTGGCCAGCATAGAGGAGCGTCCGACCTCGCTGGCGATCAACCACCTGGGCCAATTCCCCACCGCCACCATTTCCTTCAACCTGAAAGCTGGCGCGTCGCTGGGCGAGGCGGTGGACGCCATCCGCCAGGCCGAAGCCGAGCTGGGCCTGCCGGCCAGCATGGACACCAAGTTCCAGGGCGCGGCCATGGCCTTCCAGGCGTCGCTGTCCAACACGCTGTGGCTGATCCTGGCCGCCATCGTCACCATGTACATCGTGCTGGGCGTGCTGTACGAGAGCTATATCCATCCGATCACGATTCTCTCCACCCTGCCCTCGGCCGGCATCGGCGCGCTGCTGGCGCTGATGGTGTCCGGCACCGACCTGTCGGTGATCGCCATCATCGGCATCATCCTCCTGATCGGCATCGTGAAGAAGAACGCCATCATGATGATAGACTTCGCGCTGGAGGCCGAGCGCGAACAGGGCATGGCGCCGCGCGAAGCCATCTACCAGGCCTGTCTGCTGCGCTTCCGCCCCATCCTGATGACCACGATGGCGGCGCTCTTGGGCGCGCTGCCGCTGATGATGGGCGGCGGCATGGGCTCGGAGCTGCGCCAGCCGCTGGGCATCACCATGGTGGGCGGCCTGATGGTCAGCCAGGTGCTGACGCTGTTCACCACCCCGGTGATCTACCTGGCCTTCGACCGGCTGGCGCGGCGCTTCGGCCGCAAGGACAAGCCCGAGCTTGCGGAAGAGGTGGACGCATGATTCCGTCCGCCCCCTTCATCCGCCGCCCGGTGGCCACCACGCTGCTGACGCTGGCCATCCTGCTGGCCGGCGCCATCGCCTTCAAGCTGCTGCCGGTGTCGCCGCTGCCGCAGGTGGACTTCCCCACCATCTCGGTGTCGGCCAAGCTGCCCGGCGCCAGCCCGGAAACGATGGCGGCCACGGTGGCCACGCCGCTGGAGCGCGCGCTGGGCCGCATCGCCGGCGTCACCGAGATGACGTCGACCAGCTCGCTGGGCTCCACCAACGTCACGCTGCAGTTCGACCTGGACCGCGACATCAACGGCGCCGCGCGCGACGTGCAGGCCGCCATCAACGCCGCCCGCTCGCTGCTGCCCACCGGCATGCCGTCCAACCCGACCTACCGCAAGGTGAACCCGGCCGACGCGCCCATCATGATCCTGGCGCTGACCTCGGACACCCTGAGCCGCGGCCAGATGTACGACGCGGCCGACTCCATCCTGGGGCAGAAACTGTCGCAGGTGGACGGCATCGGCAACGTGATCATCGGCGGCGGCGCGCAGCCGGCGGTGCGGGTGGAAATGAACCCGACGCAGCTGAACCATTACGGCATCGGCATGGAGACGGTGCGCGCCGCCATCACCAGCACCAACGCCAACCGGCCCAAGGGTTTCCTGGAAAACGACGAGCGCCACTGGCAGGTGCAGGCCAACGACCAGGCCGGCAAGGCCAGCGACTACCTGCCGCTGATCGTCAGCTACAAGAACGGCAGCGCGGTGCGCATCTCGGACGTGGCCGAGGTCAAGGATTCGGTGGTGGACCTGCGCAACGCCGGCATGCTGGGCAAGCAGCCGGCGGTGATGCTGATCCTGTTCCGCCAGCCCGGCGCCAACATCATCGAAACCGTCGATCGGGTGAAGGCGATGCTGCCGCAGTTGCAGGCGTCGATCCCGCCGTCGATCAAGATCAACCAGGTGATGGACCGCACGCCCACCATCCGCGCCTCGCTGTCCGAAGTAGAGCGCTCGCTGGCGATCTCGATCGCGCTGGTGATCCTGGTGGTGTTCCTGTTCCTGCGCAACGGCCGCGCCACCGCCATCCCGGCCATCACCGTGCCGGTGTCGCTGGTGGGCACCTTCGCCATCATGTACCTGGCCGGCTTTTCGCTGAACAACCTCAGCCTGATGGCGCTGACCATCGCCACCGGCTTCGTCGTGGACGACACCATCGTGGTGCTGGAGAACATCTCCCGCCATATCGAGAATGGCATGCAGCCGTTCCAGGCGGCGCTGCGCGGCGCGCGCGAGGTCGGCTTCACCGTGCTGTCGATGAGCATCTCGCTGATCGCGGTGTTCATTCCCATCCTGCTGATGGGCGGCATCATCGGCCGGCTGTTCCGCGAATTCGCGGTCACGCTGTCGGTGGCCATCATGGTGTCGCTGCTGGTGTCGCTGACCACCACGCCCATGCTGTGCGCGCGCTGGCTGAAGACGCACGACGCGCACAAGGCTCCGGGCAAGCTGTTCCAATGGAGCGAGCGCGCCTTCGACGCGATGCTGAACGGCTACCGCCGCTCGCTGTCCTGGGCGCTGCGCCACGGCCGGCTGATGATGGCCGTGCTCGGCGCCACCATCGCGCTGAACGTGTTCCTGTACACGGTGATTGCCAAGGGTTTCTTCCCGCAACAGGACACCGGCCGCCTGACCGGCATGATCAAGGCCGACCAGAGCATCTCCTTCCAGGCGATGCAGGGCAAGCTGCAGCGCTTCATCAACGTGGTCGGCGCCGATCCGGCGGTGGACAAGGTGGTGGGCTTCACCGGCGGCGGCCAGCGCAACAGCGCCAATATGTTCGTCAGCCTGAAGCCGCTGGCCGAACGCAAGGAAAACGCAGATCAGGTGATCGCCCGGCTGCGCAAGAAACTGTCCGGCGAGCCCGGCGCCCAGCTGTTCCTGCAATCGGTGCAGGACATCCGCATCGGCAGCCGCTCCAGCAACGCGCAATACCAGTACACGCTGCAGGGCGACGACCTGAACGAGCTGCGCGAATGGACGCCCAAGGTGCAGCTGGCGATGAGCAAGATTCCCTTCCTGGCCGACCTCAACAACGACCAGGAGGTGAAGGGCCTGCAAACCACGCTCGCCTTCGACCGCGCGGCGATGGCGCGGCTGGGGCTGACCCAGGCCCAGGTGGACTCGGTGCTGAACGACGCTTTCGGCCAGCGCCAGGTCTCCACCATCTACAATCCGCTCAACCAGTACCACGTGGTGCTGGAAGTGGCGCCGCAGTACTGGCAGGGCCCTGAAGGCCTGCGCGACATCTATCTGCAGACGCCGGGCGGCCAGCCGACGCCGCTGTCGGCCTTCGCCAGCTGGCAACCGACCCATGCCGCGCTGTCGGTCAACCACCAGAGCCAGTTCGCGGCCACCACCATCTCCTTCAACCTGCCGCCCGGCTACTCGCTGTCCGACGCCACCCAGGCGATAGACGCGGCCATCGCCGACATCGGCCTGCCCAGCGGCATCCAC
This genomic window from Chromobacterium violaceum ATCC 12472 contains:
- a CDS encoding multidrug efflux RND transporter permease subunit — encoded protein: MIPSAPFIRRPVATTLLTLAILLAGAIAFKLLPVSPLPQVDFPTISVSAKLPGASPETMAATVATPLERALGRIAGVTEMTSTSSLGSTNVTLQFDLDRDINGAARDVQAAINAARSLLPTGMPSNPTYRKVNPADAPIMILALTSDTLSRGQMYDAADSILGQKLSQVDGIGNVIIGGGAQPAVRVEMNPTQLNHYGIGMETVRAAITSTNANRPKGFLENDERHWQVQANDQAGKASDYLPLIVSYKNGSAVRISDVAEVKDSVVDLRNAGMLGKQPAVMLILFRQPGANIIETVDRVKAMLPQLQASIPPSIKINQVMDRTPTIRASLSEVERSLAISIALVILVVFLFLRNGRATAIPAITVPVSLVGTFAIMYLAGFSLNNLSLMALTIATGFVVDDTIVVLENISRHIENGMQPFQAALRGAREVGFTVLSMSISLIAVFIPILLMGGIIGRLFREFAVTLSVAIMVSLLVSLTTTPMLCARWLKTHDAHKAPGKLFQWSERAFDAMLNGYRRSLSWALRHGRLMMAVLGATIALNVFLYTVIAKGFFPQQDTGRLTGMIKADQSISFQAMQGKLQRFINVVGADPAVDKVVGFTGGGQRNSANMFVSLKPLAERKENADQVIARLRKKLSGEPGAQLFLQSVQDIRIGSRSSNAQYQYTLQGDDLNELREWTPKVQLAMSKIPFLADLNNDQEVKGLQTTLAFDRAAMARLGLTQAQVDSVLNDAFGQRQVSTIYNPLNQYHVVLEVAPQYWQGPEGLRDIYLQTPGGQPTPLSAFASWQPTHAALSVNHQSQFAATTISFNLPPGYSLSDATQAIDAAIADIGLPSGIHASFQGTAKSFQASLDSQPVLILAALVAVYIVLGMLYESVVHPITILSTLPSAGVGALLALMATGGEFNIIALIGILLLIGIVKKNAIMMIDFALTAEREQGLPPQEAILQACLLRFRPIMMTTMAALFGALPLALGRGDGAEMRTPLGISIVGGLLLSQLLTLYTTPIVYLYLDRFRLWCLKWRGGRGPALAAGKEE